From the genome of Plasmodium relictum strain SGS1 genome assembly, chromosome: 3:
TATTCCTTGTacaatattattttacattAAGAATctatcataaatatttttatttttttatttttttttatttttttttttgaataaattttaaaattccaTTAAATCAACTTGCTCTATTGTATAAATGTATAATAAAGTTGTAATGCCCAAAATATCTTagaacaaataaataattttaaaaaaaaattttctttgatattaattaattttatttttatcacgtcttcttaaaaagaaataaaaaatatacatttatagatatgtatcattattaaatttttatttaaaacatatttaaagatatataattatatatgtatttattttaaaaagaaaaaaaaaaaaataaatatggaaataaaatgtattttctttaaaatgttcttaaaattttactatataaatttataaaaattttagcttattttaaatttaaaaaaaaataaataaaaaaaaagttctaAAATGAACGTTTCAACTAGAAGTTAAAAGATGTAAAAtctatttaattaaatatttttatgtaataaaaatcagaatatttttttttttagaaaaaaagaatttcaaaaagaaataagaaaatattttttataatctcCTTATCATAATTCCAAAATTTTATAAGAGAgtacttatttattttattttattttttttttaaatatcttattgattttttttaatgttgtAAATAGCAACTCCAACACCATATGAATATTTGcaataacataaaaatgtTACATCATAATGAACATTTTCAGGTATCCATAGGTAAGAAGTTGTAGAAAATTTTTGAAAGTTTTTGTCTTTATCAAAAGATGAAAACTCAGGGTAATATTTTGCATCAGGTATTAagttatttatattcattgTTACTAAATTCAATGAGGATACTGAAAATGATACTGTACCAAAACAAGTAGGAGGCAATATCTGTATACCTTTAAAGTTCttatcattataattattgcAGTTAATCCCAACTACATCTCCTCCAGTAGCGTCTATTTCACAAATAAAACTTTCTCTTTGAGACATGGTCTTTGTTAAAAATTGTTGTTTTCCTTTATTATTACCGTAGTCGCATCCTTTAATATAATCTTCATTACtattataactttttttagttttaagaactattttaatatatggtGTTATACCTTCTTTATTTGATTGATCACATGTACATACAATAGCTACATCTTCTTTCACATAAAAAGGAGCATATATGCCTAAATGAtttctattaaatttaattatattctCTAATATTATTCCTGGTAATGTTTGGTGTATCTcttcttctttattattaataataagtTTATCTTTTATTCCTAAATACTTAAAACAGTAACTTGAGTTGTAATCATTATTTGCTCTATTTATAGGGCATAACAATTTTATAGCTTTATTGTAATCGTAATTAACCTCACAATTTCCAGTTGGATAATCTTTTAAATTGCAAATGTAGTAATCTccaatttttaattcttttacaTCAAGCATATATATAGtgtaataagaaaaaaaatatatatatataactaataatgaataatatgaatttttcatctttaaaaaaaaaaaaaaagaaaagaaaaaggaaaagtttaaataaaaagataaaatagaataaaataaatacaaatgTATTGGTAATGAAAGGGAGCtactaatattttatattacttaTTCAATAGAATAATGCCAATGATAGTTAATgttgtattatatatatatatatatcaattttattatttaaaatgcattttataaaaatcaagaagtgaaataaaaataataaataaaaaatttatttattaaaatgtatatttatacatatatatatatatattgttacTAACAAAAAACACGGAAAATTTTCATATGATTATgttttacaaaataaaatgcaACTATtaatttatgttatttatccgtatatatatatccttgtctttttttttttaatttttttttatttttatttttttaaatgtaaaagAATTTCACTATTACACAACACTTCAGAAATACAAAACGattcaaaatttttctaaaaaaataaaggtaTTACgttatattctttattttaatctatcttttacataatttagttaaaataatattttattatttctctttttttttttcttttattcttttaaaaataacataagtataataaatatatatatatataaatgaaaattaataaaaaataattttttttttttaacatgcAACTATAAGTAGAACTAATCTTAGGTGAGTATTTAActcaaaatattattttcttagttttttttcgttttctaaatatctttttatatttatagcGGTccaaaaaaatcaaaaaatcaTCAATTTTTGTGCatgaaaaatgatataatatTGTATTTTAACAAAGAATATGATTTGTTTCTATAACAAATCATAATTAGTAGTAATATCAGTAAAAAtgatcataaaaaaaaaaaaaatttaagtataTAACTACATATTTAAAGTaccataaaatatatatatacacattATTAATaagtatttcttttttttttttttttatatataaaaaattaacttttacttttttttatgttattaattaataaaagtatgTGTTAATCTCTATGTAAGTTGAGCAAAGTTACATATTCATCGAGATGTTTTAAACgaatgaaaattaaaaattcataaaagaTATATTGTTTTAAAGCTTTTTAGAATGTAAGGAATtggaaataatttttttttttctctatatatatttattttttttttacataattatttttataatttttataaaaatatttattataaatttttatataagtatatattttataggAAATAATATACAATGTGAAAAGTTAAATAACCAAAGAGGGGAAAATATCAaagaaaagaagaaatattcataaaataaataggAATATCCgattatttaatgaaattttagAAGAGAAAATAGTTCATTAAGTATATTGTGTTCGTGTTTACATAAggtttttattataagttATATGTATGATTTACGCGTGAATACTTATACATTTAAATATGATTAAACATTTAGTTAACTTTAAATTAGACTTTTACATAagagaattaataaaaaagttattaaaaTTAGTAGATATTTATATGCATTcccattattaatttatttgttgAAAACTCTAGCAAAGTAGCTGAAAGGACAAGTAATAAATTTGTTATAGttcacttttatttttaattattctttagaaaaaaaaatttttttttcttcttataTCTTTATAGTTTTGGCAAGTATAATAATTCCATAAAAAATCTTTTTGTTAATTTCACAAaagtaaattatttaaaataaaagaaaataaatatacataaaagtatagaaatatattaacTAATGCAATTATGCCTGTATATAACTATGAATAAAGTTTTAACCtttagattaaaaaaaaaagaagaaatagaatatatctaaaatatttttttaatttgttttcatcttattattttcataaaagaATTACACCTTATgaaacataataaaaagaagtaAAAGACGAATTATTACTTATTGCAGGATCTAAAAATGTAAACATGCATTTcttcattaaatatttttattattatttttatttaataaagcATAAGAAGCTTTCATTTCTTTATGCTATTTTAAGTTTATCGAAATATTCAATTTATTgctaaaaatgaaatttaaattaaaaaaaaaagaaaaacatataattttataaaatataataaaattaaagttaTTACAAAAGTTTACGAATTCAAtacaaaaaacaaattatatatcttattaaaaactttaaaatataaaaaaaaaattttacttcactttttaattatatttttagttcatttctatataaaacattatatatatattattaacaaTGGATAAATAGATacatcaaaaataaaaaaacgaTTATACcatttttgaattattaattatatacaaTATTAGAAACATAAAactgtaaaaatatattagaaaaaacaaatgtttaaataataattaatgtGTTTATAAAAGTGGATATACATTATtgtattttgaaaataataaaaaaaagaaatataatgatgctaatatattttaaaaagaaagataaaaaataaaaataaattatttcaaaTGATAAGaatcgaaaaaaaaaaaaatgtatatggtaatatatttataaatatacacgcatgtaaaaaaaaaaaaaaaaggttataatttttaatatatatgaataagtAAGAATATAAATAGTAGATAATTAAGTGATATATAATATGAAGAAGATAATCCAAATAAATTTTGCCAGAAAGTCCTTTTACTtctattttcaatatttaatttatcattaaaaCCATTTAcatcaatattattatttttaaataaattttcaataGTTTTATGGCCATCATTACGAGaaacattattattaatatagtTATAAATATCATCAGAATAATCTAAATTATGTTTATCTTGTAAATTTGATTCATTTTGATCATGTTGATCACTTTGATCATTTTGATCATTTTGATCATTTTGAtcattttgaatatttttgttaatttgtCCAATTTGTTTAATTTTCCCAATTTTCTTAATTTGTTCAATTTGCTCAATTGGCTCAACTTGCTCACTTCcctcattttcattttgttcGTTATTTTCTTCagcattattttttcttttgtcaACATCATCATCTaacaactttttttttgttttaatgaaaataatcaTAGTACCCGCATATTCATTTCTTTTACAGGCACAacctatttttaaattttcctGTAAATTATCTggtaaaattatataagaaaaaaaagaatgcaTTTTTGTTAATGATACATCTTTCGAAGGATCAGGTATAACTCTAGAATTTGGTATTAGATTTTTTGAACTTAATACTAAGTCATAACCATAAAAAACATTATGAAAACATTTATTTGGTATCAAATGTAAGttatcattataattatcattattatcttttttaaaacaatttaTTCCAACTATATCACCAGGGTAAGCATGAATAATACAAGAAGAGCTTTCATTTAATGATCTGTTATTTGCAAAATCTCTTCTcgattttatattatctcCAAAATCGCatcctttaatttttttgtttgtttttctaaaattaatTCTCATTATATGTTTTACcttagtttttttatttccatAGCATAAACAGCTAAACTCAATATCTTTATTAGAATAAAGAGCGCCATAAAAGGCAAAAGATGCTCTCAAAGCAGAATTATTAGTTCCaaataaattttgaaaaacgTCGTATGTATTAGTTTCTGGTGAGTTTTCATTTGGATTATTTTGATTTACATACGTTTTGATTGCACAATCAGCAGGTTTTGAGAGAGCCATCAAACTATTAGAATCATCTACTTTGCAAATAAATACTAGTAATTTACCAAATTCATTTTCTAATATACATTCTTCAACATCATCTGATTTCGTATTTACAATACAAAATTTTACATTTCCTATAGTTTGTACTGGTTTTATTCTATTACTATAAACCACGTAATTGTAAATAgtataaacaaaataatataatatagcctttttatatttcatattttattgaAAGTTACAAGgcataacaaaaaaaaaaataaaataaaatattttaaatagaaataaagaCACCAAAAGAAATATAGTATGAAAACAGGTGAGGaagagaaagagaaaaagaaaaagaaagaaaaacaaaaacaaaaacaaaaacaaaaacaaaaacaaaaacaaaaacaaaaacaaaaacaaaaacaaaaacaaaaaaataaaaacaaaaacaaaaacaaaaataaaaataagaacaaaaacaaaatgacaaaaatacaaaaaaataagtatattattttaattatactCAAGtaaagtaattaaaaaacaaaacaaCGAAAAAATGAATCTTATTATTAAttcaattttaattaaacttTCTAATAGAAATGTtaaagttttgactttaAGAAAAACATaagagaatataaaaaaaaaaatagaaacatGTATTACAGTagtaatagaaataaaaatgaaaatataaactgaaacaaaaacaaaataacaaaaaaaaaaaataaaaaaacattaataaaattattttttatatttatattaaagtaaaattactggaaaaaaaagaactaaaaaataaattttcaaataaaatgaaattatttcattttaaaatattttacatcattttttatagatataaaatcaaatttgaataaataatatacaaaaaaaaaattatgttacTTTAAAATCAAAATGTGCTACATATTTTGTTTCATGGAGAAATTAAAATTCTACTTTTAAACAacgaaaattatataaaaatacatatatatgtttatatacttatataattttacaaaTTAATTGTATATCTTGTTAAAttaattcaaaatatataagtgaattttctaatataaatatatatatatatatatatatattgacatatttaaaagatgaaataataatataaagaaaaatatgtataaaactttcatttttttaaatgcacTACTATGTAATCGTATagacatatatttatactcAAGATAGTATAATAACcctttttttatgtttttttataataaatgtcAGATGGCATGCACAAAATAatactcaaaaaaaaaaagttcttttcaatttgttataaat
Proteins encoded in this window:
- the P36 gene encoding 6-cysteine protein, putative, which translates into the protein MKNSYYSLLVIYIYFFSYYTIYMLDVKELKIGDYYICNLKDYPTGNCEVNYDYNKAIKLLCPINRANNDYNSSYCFKYLGIKDKLIINNKEEEIHQTLPGIILENIIKFNRNHLGIYAPFYVKEDVAIVCTCDQSNKEGITPYIKIVLKTKKSYNSNEDYIKGCDYGNNKGKQQFLTKTMSQRESFICEIDATGGDVVGINCNNYNDKNFKGIQILPPTCFGTVSFSVSSLNLVTMNINNLIPDAKYYPEFSSFDKDKNFQKFSTTSYLWIPENVHYDVTFLCYCKYSYGVGVAIYNIKKNQ
- the P52 gene encoding 6-cysteine protein, putative, with the protein product MKYKKAILYYFVYTIYNYVVYSNRIKPVQTIGNVKFCIVNTKSDDVEECILENEFGKLLVFICKVDDSNSLMALSKPADCAIKTYVNQNNPNENSPETNTYDVFQNLFGTNNSALRASFAFYGALYSNKDIEFSCLCYGNKKTKVKHIMRINFRKTNKKIKGCDFGDNIKSRRDFANNRSLNESSSCIIHAYPGDIVGINCFKKDNNDNYNDNLHLIPNKCFHNVFYGYDLVLSSKNLIPNSRVIPDPSKDVSLTKMHSFFSYIILPDNLQENLKIGCACKRNEYAGTMIIFIKTKKKLLDDDVDKRKNNAEENNEQNENEGSEQVEPIEQIEQIKKIGKIKQIGQINKNIQNDQNDQNDQNDQSDQHDQNESNLQDKHNLDYSDDIYNYINNNVSRNDGHKTIENLFKNNNIDVNGFNDKLNIENRSKRTFWQNLFGLSSSYYISLNYLLFIFLLIHIY